DNA from Alnus glutinosa chromosome 2, dhAlnGlut1.1, whole genome shotgun sequence:
TTTTATTAAATCTGTCATTTTTCTGATACAATAATTTTTGAATGGTCATTTTTCTAACTGTCATATATTTAACAGTCGTATTTGTCAATGATAAATATTTGCAAAGCAATAAGAAATactataaactaaaattaactgTACATATCTTTAGCTGCATTTATAatatgccataaaacaaaaataacaaggaAGATAAATATACAATGttgtaaaatagaaaaaaaaaaaaaatatatatatatatatatatatatatatatatatatatatatatatatatatatatatataagaaaaataattttttttttaaaaaaagacaataaaagacaaaaatcgACTGGTggccaaaataaaaagaaattcgACCTTTTATTCTTTCTTCAAGCGGTTTGTCATGTGATTGGAAAGCAGAGCCGGTTTAAGAGTTATTTATTCTCTATTTTGGTTTGTGTTTGTCGTAATATGCGTGAGAtgaacaataattttttattatttattaaaaaaaaaaaaaaaaaaagaaagaaaagaaaagaaaagaaagaaagataagtGAACAGTATAATTTAATGAAGTGTGTTTTTAATATCCGTACAATACCCTGCCGTATTGTACGGGATGCCCAAATTTTGGGCACTTATGACATATGAGATACCACTGTCCCACTgacataattacaaatcatatcaaaattttcattgtCCACATTATTAGCCATGGAAATCCTAAACGGCTCTCACCATATGTTGGTCCTTCCAAATTTCAAGGTATATACATTCCATCAATTACAATTGGAGAAATCATGGCATATGATCAATTAAATGATGCTATCATTACAAATCATGGCATATGATAAGTTTCTAAAACGATGtcaatttcaatcttttttcttcaattgtgatatttttttttttagcagcaTCTTCAGCTGCTATCAATGTGTTATGATTTTTTCAATAATGCATATTTAATTCTaaaatctttataaaaaaagagaGCAAAATTTAAAGGTcgtttttttttagggtttttcatTGAAGTTCTAAACAAGTGATGAATACCCAGACTAGGTTTCCAAGAAAAATATGTGACAGTGGGATGAGATAAAACATCAAAAGGTCAACAAAGTTTACACAAAAAACAGCAAGGAAGAAACACATGgaatgaatataaaaataaaaataaaaaaaatacaccacATCAACATCATATACAACCATTTTTCATCTCCCATCTGCAGATGTAAAAGACTCGGCAAATCCATAAGGGCGTGTTGGTATGCTGGTCTGAGTGTTGTCTAAGCTTGGAAGGAGCGAAGAGGAAGAAGACTCCATGTTGCTTCTACCTTCATAAGCCTGCCACTTCTTTAGTGCTTGAGGCAGTGACATTTCAAGGTCAATGCCATATATGTCTTCCGGATTTTGGTCACTTGGCTTCCAGAGCTCCACTAGAGAAGAAAGCACGTTGACGGCGTGACCCATGTCGGGTCTTTGATACGGTTCCCTTGCACAGCAATGTCCGGCCAACTCGGCGACAGTGCTGACACTGGCAAGTGTTTCCTCATTGAGGTCGATTGTCGGGTCAATTGCCTTGCGGAAAAAGTCTTTGTTGATGTGCATTCTTTTGAACCATGTTACAAGGTGCATGCTCTCCTCAGGTTGAGTCTCGTCAAGTGCTCTTCTCCCTGTGATAAGCTCCATCAAAATCACACCGAAACTAAATATGTCCACTTTGGTTGTCACTCTGCCAGTAACtgtaatcacaaaaaaaaaaaagacacaattTTTATATTGGAGGGAGATGTTTGAGTAAACTAAGGAACATCCAAGAAGATGAAATGCATGCTTGAGTAAGTCTAATGCCAAAAAGAATGTAGACAATTAATAACGGGCACAGAAGTAGAAGATGAAGAACCTGCATATTCTGGCGCCAAATATCCAAAAGTTCCAGCAATTCTTGTTTCAATTGAGCCTTTCCCCTCTGGAGCAAGACGCACAAGGCCAAAATCAGCGACCTTAGCTCTCATATCATCTCCAAGAAGAATGTTTGAAGGCTTTAAGTCCCTATGTATAAAGCTTTGATGGGCCAAACCATGGAGATACTCAACACCCCTGGCCACATCTAAGGCAATGGTCAACCTTCTGGTCCATTCCAGTGGTTTCAATCCTTCTTCTGCCCAGTTGAAGAGATGCGTACTGAGTGTTCCTTGAGGCATGTATTCATACACAAGAAGCTTCTCATTCCCATCCAAGCAGTACCCGAGAAGGGCAACAAGATGCCGGTGCCGGACCTTAGTCAAAACAGCAATCTCAGACTTAAATTCTGTCGATCCCTTCCCAGCTATTACCCCAGACTCCATTCTCTTTACTGCAATTTTTGTACCGTCGTGCAATTCGCCTTTGTAGACTGTCCCAAAACCTCCTTGTCCCAATATATTTTCTTTGCTGAATTCATTAGTCACGCTCCTCAGGACTTGTATAGATATCACCATATTTCCTGCTTCAACCATTTGTATATCGCCAGGCTCGCTGCTAGGAACAGTTTGGGTCTCACTGATTGCACCAACACTAACACTTGAGCCTGCAACTGTGATCTTCACACTCTCATTATCGGATCCAGAATGGTGAGGATGAATCACCATTGCATTGGGGCTCTGTACTCTGCTAAAACGTTTTTGCTTCATCTTATTCAGACAGAAAACCAACAAACCAATCAAGAAAATCACAAAGACAGCTCCGACTACCGAAAATACAATTACTCCTATTAATGTCGAAGATTTCTTCTTGTTACCGTGTCCAGAACTGCCACCATCTCCAGAACCTGTTCTTGTAGATGGAATCGTCGAATTCTGTGATGGTGCACCTTGAGATGAAGAACTACTCTTATCCTTTCCTATATCCTGGTTACCATTAGTATTCACCATCACATTACTCTTAAAAGCAGGAATTTTCCCATAAAGCTGATTGCTTGAAACATCTAGCTCAACGAGTGCAGGCAGAGTAGTAAGCTCCTCCGGAATCGAACCGATGAGATTGTTATCAGCAAGAACTAGTCTTTGCAACGATTTAAGCGAAGCAAACTCAGGAGAAATTGAGCCCGTGAGACCCATCTTCTGAAAATTTATAACAGTTATATTCCGATTGCTACAAGAGATCCCAACCCAATCTACACACGGATCGTTCCCCTTCCATTGCTCTGCGAACCTTTGCGGGTAACCCATTGATTTCACAATCAAAAGCAATGTATCGACTCTAGAATCACACGCACCAGGAGTGGGCAAACAAAAGCTATTCGAGTCATTAGACATGTCTACTGCCACCTCACTCGAAAACACCGGCATTGGTCCTTGAAGGAAATTGTTTGTCAAATTCACAATCTTCAGCGATTTGAGATTCACCAACGATATTGGCACAGGGCCGGTAAACCCGTTATCCCTCAAACTCAAGCTCTGCAAGTCTTTCAAGCCCGAAATATCTGGCAACGGACCCGAAAACGCATTCGAATGCAACCAAACCTCTTTCAAGGAAGTCATGTTCTGGACAACATCAATGGTGCCACTAAGCTTACTCTCGCTTCTCTGCCCATTAACCCAGAAGGACTCAATTTGCGAGTGAGCAAGGCTCTTAGGTAACCCACCTTCGAGGTAATTGAAAGACAAGTGCAAATTAGTCAGACCCAGGAACGCATCGGCGCTGATAAATTCCGGTATAATCCCGGTAATATTGGCCGAATTCGCCGAGAAGTTCTGAAGCGCCGTAGCGTTTCGGAGACTTTCGGGGATTTGCCAACCCGAAAGTGGGTTATTATCGATCTCAAAGGATAGAAGCGAAGACATGCCAGCAAAGAAATCACTAGGAATGAAACTAAACTGGTTGTTACTAAGCATAAGCACTTCCAACGAGCTTAGGCCGTTTAGGCTAGGTAGAGGGCCAGAGATGTTGTTGTACTGAAGCTCTAAGCGCTGGAGTTGGGTGAGGGTTGAGAGTGTTGGAGGAAGTGTACCTTGGAGTTCTTGGTGCCCGATTTGGATCCGGGTGACCCGTTTGTCGCCTGAGCAGATCACGTGCTTCCAGTTGCAGGGGTCTGAGTCGTTGGACCACCCGAGAGACTCCGGTGGGCTGAGGCTCTTCTTGAGAGCTAGCATTACCAAAGTGTCATCAGTTGGGTTTGCTTGAGAGCTTGCACAGAGGAAAAGTGAAGATAACCCAGCAAGAAAAACGGCCACAAGCTTGTATCCAAGATAAgtcttcttcatcatcttcattcagagagagagagagagagagatgggttttAAGGATTTCAATGCATAGCTTAAAACTGCATAAGAACTGGATAAACAGATAAGAGAGAGGTTGGTTGATTCAGGGAATCTGGGGAGTTGGAAAGCTGAAGCTCTgggaaattgagagagagagagagagagagagagggaggttGGGGACCTGGGGTTGGTCTCTCTCGAGCAGAGTGAAATTGAGAGCATGCACATGGGATGTGGGGGCCACGGGTCTAAAAGCTATGGCTGTCAAAACAGTGGTGAAAGGCTGGAAGATGATGCGGGTGGGGTTTGGATTTGGATTCCTACAAATCCATGTTGTCCTTGAAAGTTCTTTTTTCTGAGAGATGTGTTGTAGCTGTTGTCTTCGAATGGTGGCCAAGTCGACTTTCGGTAT
Protein-coding regions in this window:
- the LOC133859446 gene encoding receptor protein kinase TMK1, with protein sequence MKMMKKTYLGYKLVAVFLAGLSSLFLCASSQANPTDDTLVMLALKKSLSPPESLGWSNDSDPCNWKHVICSGDKRVTRIQIGHQELQGTLPPTLSTLTQLQRLELQYNNISGPLPSLNGLSSLEVLMLSNNQFSFIPSDFFAGMSSLLSFEIDNNPLSGWQIPESLRNATALQNFSANSANITGIIPEFISADAFLGLTNLHLSFNYLEGGLPKSLAHSQIESFWVNGQRSESKLSGTIDVVQNMTSLKEVWLHSNAFSGPLPDISGLKDLQSLSLRDNGFTGPVPISLVNLKSLKIVNLTNNFLQGPMPVFSSEVAVDMSNDSNSFCLPTPGACDSRVDTLLLIVKSMGYPQRFAEQWKGNDPCVDWVGISCSNRNITVINFQKMGLTGSISPEFASLKSLQRLVLADNNLIGSIPEELTTLPALVELDVSSNQLYGKIPAFKSNVMVNTNGNQDIGKDKSSSSSQGAPSQNSTIPSTRTGSGDGGSSGHGNKKKSSTLIGVIVFSVVGAVFVIFLIGLLVFCLNKMKQKRFSRVQSPNAMVIHPHHSGSDNESVKITVAGSSVSVGAISETQTVPSSEPGDIQMVEAGNMVISIQVLRSVTNEFSKENILGQGGFGTVYKGELHDGTKIAVKRMESGVIAGKGSTEFKSEIAVLTKVRHRHLVALLGYCLDGNEKLLVYEYMPQGTLSTHLFNWAEEGLKPLEWTRRLTIALDVARGVEYLHGLAHQSFIHRDLKPSNILLGDDMRAKVADFGLVRLAPEGKGSIETRIAGTFGYLAPEYAVTGRVTTKVDIFSFGVILMELITGRRALDETQPEESMHLVTWFKRMHINKDFFRKAIDPTIDLNEETLASVSTVAELAGHCCAREPYQRPDMGHAVNVLSSLVELWKPSDQNPEDIYGIDLEMSLPQALKKWQAYEGRSNMESSSSSLLPSLDNTQTSIPTRPYGFAESFTSADGR